A window of Anaerohalosphaeraceae bacterium contains these coding sequences:
- a CDS encoding FAD:protein FMN transferase, which produces MKPFHFCHRAMATEFELFIEHPGSAYAANAARAAFDELDRLESLLSRFLPNSDISRINSAQKGQSVIVSPETIECLQSAVQIHHLTGGLFDCTVGGLVDLWKATTPSETEIRNRLSSIGMHRLEIRPEEMSVRVLSDGIRLDLGGLGKGFAVRKMADVLGEWQIQKVLIHGGTSTILAMDAPSGQAGWPVRLTNPFTQKEIRTLQMRNEALSCSGLRRGTDMIRPVTGQAIQDKSAVWVKGEDSAVCDGISTALMVMTWEEIERFSRENPSLGILILLKEKPTENPLQFGPW; this is translated from the coding sequence ATGAAACCGTTTCATTTCTGTCATCGTGCGATGGCGACGGAATTTGAACTGTTTATCGAGCATCCGGGCTCTGCCTATGCTGCAAACGCCGCTCGTGCAGCCTTTGATGAACTGGACCGACTGGAATCGCTTTTAAGCCGGTTTCTGCCTAACAGCGACATCTCCCGGATTAATTCCGCACAAAAAGGACAATCGGTGATTGTTTCTCCGGAAACCATAGAATGTCTTCAGTCTGCCGTACAGATTCACCATCTGACCGGAGGACTCTTTGATTGTACGGTGGGAGGATTGGTCGATTTATGGAAAGCAACGACGCCTTCGGAAACTGAGATTCGGAACCGACTGTCTTCGATTGGGATGCATCGGCTGGAAATCCGTCCGGAGGAGATGTCCGTCCGAGTGCTTTCGGATGGAATTCGGCTGGATTTGGGGGGACTTGGAAAAGGATTTGCCGTCCGAAAAATGGCCGATGTGCTTGGTGAATGGCAGATTCAAAAAGTCCTGATTCACGGCGGAACCAGTACCATCCTGGCGATGGATGCGCCGTCAGGACAGGCGGGCTGGCCCGTCCGTCTGACCAATCCGTTTACGCAAAAAGAGATTCGGACTCTCCAGATGCGAAACGAAGCGCTAAGCTGCTCCGGTCTTCGGCGGGGAACCGACATGATTCGTCCGGTTACCGGTCAGGCAATTCAAGACAAATCGGCAGTTTGGGTAAAAGGGGAAGACTCGGCTGTCTGTGATGGGATTTCGACGGCTCTTATGGTGATGACCTGGGAGGAAATAGAGCGGTTCAGTCGTGAAAACCCTTCGCTGGGGATCCTGATTCTTCTGAAAGAAAAGCCGACCGAAAACCCCCTTCAATTCGGTCCCTGGTAG
- a CDS encoding discoidin domain-containing protein — protein MPAAVPAAKEAEKLVPIPLTLPKPQFVGTPENIAGVRNLEKPLGAPRPPFLAPEGTALISRGKPVTGSDPEPILGSYAMITDGDKEAHDGSLVELGPFTQWVQVDLEKEYEIYAIVFWQYHKTERVYYDVIVQVSSDPDFITGVVTLFNNDDDNSSGLGVGKDKNFVGTSEGKLIDAKGTRARYVRIYSSGNNQNDMNHFIEIEVFGRSPR, from the coding sequence TAACGCTGCCTAAACCGCAGTTTGTGGGTACGCCGGAAAACATCGCCGGCGTCCGAAATCTGGAAAAACCGCTGGGGGCACCGCGTCCGCCGTTTTTGGCACCGGAAGGGACAGCTTTGATTTCCCGAGGCAAGCCCGTCACCGGGTCCGACCCGGAACCCATCCTCGGGTCCTATGCGATGATTACGGACGGCGACAAGGAAGCCCACGACGGCAGTCTGGTTGAGCTGGGCCCGTTTACCCAGTGGGTTCAGGTGGATCTGGAGAAGGAATACGAAATTTATGCCATTGTTTTCTGGCAGTATCATAAGACCGAACGGGTTTATTATGATGTGATTGTTCAGGTCAGCAGCGACCCGGATTTCATCACGGGCGTGGTAACCCTGTTTAACAATGACGATGACAATTCGAGCGGTCTGGGCGTCGGGAAAGACAAGAACTTTGTCGGGACATCGGAAGGAAAACTGATTGATGCCAAAGGGACCCGGGCCCGTTATGTTCGGATTTACAGCAGCGGCAACAACCAGAATGATATGAATCATTTCATCGAAATAGAGGTCTTCGGCAGAAGCCCGCGATGA
- a CDS encoding flippase activity-associated protein Agl23 encodes MRRSFYLGCAVLAAAAAVRFPFLSVRPMHTDEAVQAVKLGHLLETGLYEYEPLEYHGPTLYYFTWLGARLAGVHTLNGLTEGLLRGTTALAGLGVILTVWLMAPCIGRRAALFASVLLAFSPAFVYYSGYFIHEIWLVLFLGCFLGGLCRYWDKPCLGWAVWTGLSAGLMLATKETAVLSFAAAALAFLLIWGRPAGKRVFSHAAAALAAFLFVWILFFSSFGTHGRGLADSLQSFWLYPAHAASKTAHFHPWWYYLDLLTWVEFFEPPVWNEDGIVALALLGAGIVWADRRKGAGNPFVSFLVLFSVILTLFYSAIPYKTPWNALSFLYGMTLPAGLAADRFLQWASGPGPRRFAAAVLLIFGLISPVVQSVCLMTKYATSPSNPYVYGHTSPDIFSMFQKVQQVAEYSGEGQRLYIQIFAENNDYWPWPWYLRSFPFVGYFSEVEPSMPAAALILADARMEPEILKYLYETPPPGQRHMYLPLFDAPVYLRPSLEWRGYIRKDLLDLVQAGKSVSETKRAR; translated from the coding sequence ATGAGGCGTTCTTTTTATCTCGGCTGTGCAGTGCTGGCCGCGGCAGCAGCGGTTCGTTTCCCGTTTTTATCTGTCCGCCCGATGCACACAGACGAAGCGGTTCAAGCGGTCAAACTCGGGCATCTTCTGGAGACCGGCCTGTATGAGTATGAGCCGCTCGAGTATCACGGGCCGACCCTGTATTATTTCACGTGGCTGGGTGCCCGGCTGGCAGGCGTTCATACGCTAAACGGACTGACGGAAGGTCTTCTGCGGGGTACCACCGCTCTGGCTGGTTTGGGAGTAATCCTGACTGTCTGGCTGATGGCTCCGTGCATCGGCAGGAGGGCCGCTTTGTTTGCTTCCGTTCTGCTGGCATTTTCGCCCGCATTTGTCTATTACAGCGGCTATTTCATTCATGAGATATGGCTGGTTCTGTTTCTGGGGTGTTTTTTAGGGGGACTTTGCCGTTATTGGGATAAACCCTGTCTCGGCTGGGCGGTTTGGACGGGGCTTTCGGCGGGGTTGATGTTGGCGACGAAAGAAACGGCCGTCCTGTCCTTTGCTGCGGCGGCCTTGGCCTTTCTCCTTATATGGGGACGTCCTGCCGGAAAAAGGGTGTTTTCTCATGCGGCGGCGGCTTTGGCTGCGTTTCTGTTTGTCTGGATTCTGTTCTTTTCCAGCTTCGGAACGCATGGACGGGGGTTGGCGGATTCTCTTCAAAGTTTCTGGCTGTATCCGGCTCATGCGGCTTCCAAAACGGCGCATTTTCACCCCTGGTGGTACTATCTGGACTTGTTAACTTGGGTAGAGTTTTTTGAGCCGCCTGTCTGGAATGAGGATGGGATTGTGGCTTTGGCTCTGCTGGGGGCTGGTATTGTTTGGGCAGACCGGCGAAAAGGGGCAGGAAACCCTTTTGTTTCCTTTTTGGTGCTTTTTTCGGTGATATTAACGCTTTTTTACTCTGCCATTCCTTATAAGACGCCGTGGAATGCGTTGTCTTTTCTGTATGGAATGACGCTGCCGGCCGGATTAGCGGCTGACCGGTTTCTGCAATGGGCCTCCGGTCCCGGTCCGCGGCGTTTTGCGGCGGCTGTTCTGCTGATTTTCGGCCTCATCAGTCCGGTGGTTCAGAGTGTGTGTCTGATGACAAAATATGCGACAAGTCCTTCAAATCCATATGTTTACGGCCACACAAGCCCTGACATTTTTTCGATGTTTCAAAAGGTGCAGCAGGTTGCGGAATATTCCGGGGAAGGGCAGCGGCTTTATATCCAAATTTTTGCAGAAAACAATGATTACTGGCCGTGGCCGTGGTATCTTCGCTCGTTTCCTTTCGTTGGTTATTTCAGCGAGGTCGAACCGTCGATGCCGGCCGCTGCTTTGATTTTGGCCGATGCACGGATGGAACCGGAGATTTTGAAATATTTGTATGAAACCCCTCCGCCCGGACAGCGGCATATGTACCTTCCGCTTTTTGATGCACCGGTCTATTTGCGGCCTTCTCTCGAATGGAGAGGATACATACGAAAAGATTTGCTGGATTTGGTGCAGGCGGGCAAATCCGTCTCTGAAACAAAGAGGGCCCGATGA